A portion of the Streptomyces sp. NBC_00376 genome contains these proteins:
- the rpe gene encoding ribulose-phosphate 3-epimerase, whose protein sequence is MAQINPSILSADFARLAEEAKAVEGADWLHVDVMDNHFVPNLTLGVPIVESLSRATETPLDCHLMIEDPDRWAPQYVEAGAGSVTFHVEAAAAPVRLAREIRAKGARASMALKPATPIEPYEDLLPELDMLLIMTVEPGFGGQAFLDIMLPKIRRTRELISKHGLELWLQVDGGVSASTIERCAEAGADVFVAGSAVYGATDPAEAVRALRAKADGATASAAWACGH, encoded by the coding sequence ATGGCCCAGATCAACCCCAGCATCCTGTCCGCCGACTTTGCCCGTCTCGCCGAGGAGGCGAAGGCGGTCGAAGGCGCCGACTGGCTCCACGTCGATGTGATGGACAACCACTTCGTGCCCAATCTGACCCTCGGCGTGCCGATCGTCGAATCGCTCAGCCGGGCCACGGAAACCCCGCTGGACTGCCATCTGATGATCGAGGACCCGGACCGCTGGGCGCCCCAGTACGTCGAGGCAGGCGCGGGTTCCGTCACCTTCCACGTGGAGGCCGCGGCGGCCCCCGTGCGGCTGGCGCGGGAGATCCGGGCCAAGGGCGCCCGCGCCTCCATGGCGCTCAAGCCCGCGACGCCCATCGAGCCGTACGAGGACCTGCTCCCCGAGCTCGACATGCTGCTGATCATGACGGTGGAGCCGGGCTTCGGCGGCCAGGCCTTCCTGGACATCATGCTGCCGAAGATCCGCCGCACCCGTGAGCTCATCTCCAAGCACGGCCTCGAACTGTGGCTCCAGGTCGACGGCGGCGTCTCCGCCTCCACCATCGAGCGGTGCGCCGAGGCCGGTGCGGACGTCTTCGTCGCGGGTTCGGCGGTGTACGGGGCGACGGACCCGGCCGAAGCCGTGCGGGCCCTGCGCGCCAAGGCCGACGGGGCCACCGCCTCGGCGGCCTGGGCGTGCGGTCACTGA
- a CDS encoding sugar-binding transcriptional regulator gives MSAGRSALRMGPAELVQAAAMARRFYLEGKSKIQIAEEFGVSRFKVARVLETALERDLVRIEIRVPAELDAERSDALRARYGLRHAVVVESPAEEQDDAPDPENLGEVAADLLGELVNEGDVLGLAWGRSTIHMAAALDRLPPCTVVQLTGVYDAGTAERGSVEAVRRAAQVSGGEAHPIYAPMLLPDPATAAALRHQTGIARAFEYFDKVTVAAVSIGSWEPGISTVHDMLSDEERAHYASLGVAAEMSAHLFDTEGRRVGRDLGERCITVEADRLRRIPEVVAIAGGQRKAAAIGAVLRSGLVTSLVTDTAAADYLLTESAAPQRPALERADPDGD, from the coding sequence ATGTCGGCGGGCCGGTCCGCCCTGCGGATGGGGCCCGCGGAGCTGGTGCAGGCGGCGGCCATGGCCCGCCGCTTCTACCTCGAGGGAAAGTCGAAGATCCAGATCGCCGAGGAGTTCGGCGTCAGCCGCTTCAAGGTGGCCCGGGTCCTGGAGACGGCTCTCGAGCGCGACCTCGTACGGATCGAGATCCGCGTCCCCGCCGAACTGGACGCAGAGCGCTCCGACGCGCTCCGTGCCCGCTACGGACTGCGCCACGCGGTCGTCGTCGAGTCCCCGGCCGAGGAGCAGGACGACGCACCGGACCCGGAGAACCTGGGCGAGGTCGCGGCCGATCTCCTCGGCGAACTGGTGAACGAGGGCGATGTGCTCGGGCTGGCCTGGGGCCGGTCCACCATCCACATGGCCGCGGCGCTCGACCGGCTGCCGCCGTGCACGGTCGTCCAGCTCACCGGGGTGTACGACGCGGGGACGGCCGAGCGCGGCTCCGTCGAGGCGGTCCGGCGCGCCGCCCAGGTCTCCGGCGGCGAGGCCCACCCCATCTACGCCCCGATGCTGCTGCCCGACCCCGCGACGGCCGCCGCGCTGCGCCACCAGACCGGGATCGCCCGCGCCTTCGAGTACTTCGACAAGGTGACCGTCGCGGCGGTCTCCATCGGCTCCTGGGAGCCGGGCATCTCGACCGTGCACGACATGCTCAGCGACGAGGAGCGGGCGCACTACGCCTCGCTCGGCGTCGCGGCCGAGATGTCGGCGCACCTCTTCGACACCGAGGGACGGCGGGTCGGCCGGGACCTGGGGGAGCGGTGCATCACGGTCGAGGCCGACCGGCTGCGCCGGATCCCCGAGGTGGTGGCGATCGCGGGCGGCCAGCGCAAGGCCGCGGCGATCGGGGCGGTGCTGAGGTCCGGGCTGGTCACCAGCCTGGTGACGGACACGGCGGCGGCCGACTACCTGCTGACGGAGTCGGCTGCACCGCAGCGGCCGGCGCTGGAGCGGGCCGACCCGGACGGCGACTGA
- a CDS encoding terpene synthase family protein has protein sequence MESELPDIYCPFPQRTNPNVGNTRAHLDEWTRNTGLVHRDSARDRFEQADFGSFVGMVYPTADSKSLDLVADWFVWLFLVDDQLDDGHLGRSPERVRDVVELMRTVIAGKEPVPLPDGRLPAAVVALADLWERTTPAAAPHWRTRFGWHLTTYLMTTTTWEAGNRAAGVVPSEETYIAKRRHTGAIHVCMDLIEIVAGIEAPESIHNDSRFITALEASCNVVCWANDVYSYEKEQVLGEIHNLVHLVRHHRGYGERQALEHVCAEIARETERFLTAEAELLAAYPQLSWMLTPYLEGMQSWMRGNLDWSRQTPRYNPADVSQYEEPEEYLEATVLGTVRD, from the coding sequence GTGGAGAGCGAACTGCCGGACATCTACTGCCCGTTCCCCCAGCGCACCAACCCGAACGTCGGAAACACCCGGGCCCATCTCGACGAATGGACCCGCAACACCGGTCTGGTGCACCGCGATTCGGCCAGGGACCGCTTCGAGCAGGCGGACTTCGGCTCCTTCGTCGGCATGGTGTACCCGACCGCCGACAGCAAGAGTCTCGACCTCGTCGCGGACTGGTTCGTTTGGCTGTTTCTCGTCGATGACCAGCTCGACGACGGCCACCTCGGCCGCAGCCCCGAGCGGGTGCGGGACGTGGTCGAGCTGATGCGGACCGTCATCGCGGGCAAGGAGCCGGTCCCGCTGCCGGACGGGCGGCTGCCCGCCGCCGTGGTCGCCCTGGCCGACCTGTGGGAACGGACGACGCCGGCCGCGGCCCCGCACTGGCGCACCCGGTTCGGGTGGCACCTCACCACGTATCTCATGACGACGACCACCTGGGAGGCGGGGAACCGGGCCGCCGGGGTGGTGCCGTCCGAGGAGACGTACATCGCCAAGCGGCGCCACACCGGCGCGATACATGTCTGCATGGACCTGATAGAGATCGTGGCCGGGATCGAGGCTCCCGAGTCGATCCACAACGACTCCCGGTTCATCACCGCGCTGGAAGCCTCGTGCAACGTCGTGTGCTGGGCCAACGACGTGTACTCGTACGAGAAGGAGCAGGTGCTCGGCGAGATCCACAATCTCGTCCATCTGGTCCGGCACCATCGCGGCTACGGCGAGCGGCAGGCGCTCGAACACGTCTGCGCGGAGATCGCGAGGGAGACGGAGCGCTTCCTCACCGCCGAGGCCGAGCTGCTGGCGGCGTACCCGCAGCTGTCCTGGATGCTCACCCCGTACCTGGAAGGCATGCAGAGCTGGATGCGCGGCAACCTGGACTGGTCGCGGCAGACCCCGCGCTACAACCCCGCCGATGTGAGCCAGTACGAGGAGCCCGAGGAGTACCTGGAGGCGACGGTCCTGGGCACGGTCCGGGACTGA